One genomic region from Leptospiraceae bacterium encodes:
- a CDS encoding DUF1566 domain-containing protein: MKRNVFTLYLILVFVMGCYLLPPESKLKNPFDGPLPFFATLLDDLSRQLSASNTANTIEVSGVIDTVAEGQAFTVGIKLSKAPAGTVSVSISSNSSALTLNGATTYTISFNGSNYSSEQYITVATRIDSNNVNESVTLSFKAEGFSEVTRVVTVSDDLIPVITGTPSSIEEGKTATIQVKLSKAITLSRELSINSNNAAIAVNDSSRVVLTFDETNWDKEQNVVLTAVTDSNTDSETANLSFVLDGSGIVNYSVTNQEQASGTVVNTFSLSNVPTEVHEGMDTERTIYIRLSLKSPTTQSVSIISDRNTVTIIPSTLIFTPENSTVEQSFQISILGKPDDNTNDDTINIILKADALETYTLPIKEIDKLPAECYSAEAWSEAGCFWDNNNGTVLFKGAGAFLGTTLVWMKCTQGQVWNSSNNDCTGIGSSADNYGADNNRLQYCTSNDNSCDDGTSLTSGSVFSSCDSLSFTGKTDWRVPSINELSSLIYCNDRIIPTSGQCNNFSSPTINYLFPNSVSSFYWSTNSDRTCCAWVVQFSTGFASTGGVKYYQELVRCVRTGP; encoded by the coding sequence ATGAAAAGAAATGTGTTTACTCTATATTTAATTCTGGTATTTGTAATGGGTTGTTATCTCTTACCTCCGGAATCAAAGCTTAAAAATCCATTTGATGGGCCTTTGCCTTTTTTTGCTACTTTACTGGATGATTTGTCCCGTCAGTTGAGTGCGTCGAATACGGCCAATACCATTGAGGTAAGCGGGGTGATTGATACGGTTGCAGAAGGTCAGGCTTTTACTGTAGGAATAAAGCTGTCAAAAGCACCGGCAGGAACAGTCTCTGTAAGTATTTCTTCGAATAGCTCTGCTTTGACTCTGAACGGAGCTACTACCTATACCATTTCGTTTAATGGGTCTAATTATTCATCGGAGCAGTATATTACTGTAGCAACGAGAATAGACAGCAATAATGTGAATGAGTCGGTTACACTTTCTTTCAAAGCGGAAGGTTTTTCGGAAGTTACAAGGGTGGTGACTGTTTCGGATGACCTGATTCCTGTGATTACGGGAACTCCGAGTTCGATAGAGGAAGGAAAAACGGCTACGATTCAAGTAAAATTATCAAAAGCTATTACCCTCAGCAGAGAGCTAAGCATAAACTCCAATAATGCTGCTATTGCTGTGAATGATTCTTCCCGTGTGGTTCTGACTTTTGATGAAACCAATTGGGATAAGGAACAGAATGTGGTTCTTACTGCTGTGACGGATAGTAATACGGATTCGGAAACAGCGAATCTCTCCTTTGTGTTGGATGGCTCGGGGATTGTAAACTACAGTGTAACCAATCAGGAACAGGCTTCCGGCACTGTAGTAAATACATTTTCTTTGAGTAATGTTCCGACAGAAGTTCATGAAGGTATGGATACAGAGCGTACGATTTATATTCGGTTATCACTAAAGTCTCCAACCACTCAAAGTGTTAGTATTATCAGTGATAGAAATACAGTTACCATTATACCATCAACATTAATATTTACACCTGAAAATTCAACAGTGGAACAAAGCTTCCAGATAAGCATTTTAGGAAAACCAGATGACAATACTAATGATGATACCATAAATATTATTTTAAAAGCTGATGCCTTAGAGACATACACATTGCCTATTAAGGAAATTGATAAACTTCCTGCAGAATGCTATTCAGCAGAAGCATGGAGTGAAGCCGGTTGTTTTTGGGATAATAACAATGGTACTGTTTTATTTAAAGGTGCTGGAGCTTTCCTTGGAACCACATTGGTCTGGATGAAATGTACACAGGGTCAAGTCTGGAACTCAAGCAATAACGACTGCACCGGAATCGGTAGTAGTGCTGACAACTATGGGGCTGATAATAACAGGTTGCAATATTGTACATCAAACGATAATTCCTGTGATGATGGAACAAGCCTCACCAGTGGTTCAGTTTTTTCTTCCTGTGATTCTCTATCTTTTACAGGTAAAACAGATTGGAGGGTTCCATCAATAAATGAATTAAGCTCACTCATTTATTGCAATGATAGAATAATACCAACTAGCGGGCAATGTAATAATTTTAGTTCACCTACAATAAATTATTTATTTCCAAATTCAGTATCGTCCTTTTATTGGTCTACAAATTCCGATCGCACTTGCTGTGCATGGGTTGTTCAATTCTCTACCGGTTTTGCAAGTACCGGTGGTGTTAAATATTACCAAGAACTTGTCCGTTGTGTTCGCACCGGGCCGTAG
- a CDS encoding alpha-E domain-containing protein produces MLSRVANAVYWMNRYIERAENYARFMDVNFNLSLDLPPNIPEQWQPLVITTGDWALFESLYNKPDKNNVIHFLAFSEENPSSIYNCVLQARENARTIRPEITKEVWEQTNYLYFLVKEGRKKKFWQKQDPRSFFVEIKKGCQLLYGIFDATISRTEGYHFGNIGKLLERADKTSRILDVKYHILLPAPQEVGTPLDLIQWVALLKSASAYDMYQKKYGKLNVSSISEFLILDKEFPRAMLRCLLIAEKSLSMISRNANNSYLKTSTKKLGLLKSELEYSDISDIIKVGIHEYLDRFQQKLNHISEAIYSDFFSIQNIINKNKAL; encoded by the coding sequence ATGTTAAGTAGAGTAGCAAATGCAGTTTATTGGATGAATCGTTATATTGAAAGAGCTGAAAATTATGCAAGGTTTATGGATGTAAATTTTAATTTATCATTAGATCTTCCTCCTAACATTCCGGAACAATGGCAGCCTCTTGTAATTACAACCGGAGACTGGGCATTATTTGAATCCTTATACAATAAACCTGATAAGAATAATGTAATACACTTTCTCGCTTTTTCAGAAGAAAATCCGAGTTCTATATATAATTGTGTTCTTCAGGCCAGGGAAAATGCTCGAACTATTCGACCGGAAATTACAAAAGAAGTGTGGGAGCAAACAAATTATCTTTACTTTCTCGTGAAGGAAGGGCGCAAAAAAAAATTCTGGCAAAAGCAAGATCCCAGAAGTTTTTTTGTTGAAATAAAGAAAGGCTGTCAACTGTTGTATGGTATTTTTGATGCAACGATATCCAGAACAGAAGGATATCATTTTGGGAATATAGGAAAATTATTAGAAAGAGCTGATAAAACATCACGCATACTTGATGTAAAATACCATATTCTTCTTCCGGCACCTCAAGAGGTAGGTACGCCTCTGGATTTAATTCAGTGGGTCGCTTTATTAAAATCTGCGAGTGCTTATGATATGTATCAAAAAAAATATGGAAAGTTAAATGTTAGTAGTATTTCTGAATTCTTAATACTCGATAAAGAATTTCCAAGAGCAATGTTGCGATGTTTATTGATAGCAGAAAAATCTTTAAGTATGATTTCCAGAAATGCAAATAATAGTTATTTGAAAACATCGACAAAGAAATTGGGACTTCTTAAGTCGGAGTTAGAATATTCGGACATATCTGATATAATTAAAGTTGGTATACATGAGTATCTTGATAGATTTCAGCAGAAATTAAATCATATTTCTGAAGCTATTTACTCGGATTTCTTTTCCATTCAAAATATAATAAATAAAAACAAAGCATTATAA
- a CDS encoding caspase family protein codes for MKAYSLFLIFFLIFSISYAAPKKNKTTQKSELQLLREEMQTLKDKVEKLEGQKINNPAKPEENSKEKSKVVPNEEEEAVSKSLEKRPHRKYNNARKKGLKIQELSENNIGKRYAIVIGINNYEDISISNLSKARNDAIVMAKLLEAQGQFEKVFLMTDDIDNKGKNRNLYPTRLNILAKLDSVLNFATSDDMVLFFFSGHGISDYDENGYLVTVDTLAEHKFNSSLKVHEIVSRLQKKGIKKSLLILDACRDKIYTSKSTQQNPLRQEQFESAELAATFYSTKAGYYSYEDEDSDFGVFTKHLVYGIEGQADSNKDGVVTFGELKLFVQQSVRDWSLKNNKEQKPYVKIYGESYGDLAISITPVLPEKGESLADRRIPKKTRIPYIWRSAVLPGWGQYHDDSKNRGYVYMATGAVLGYYYLSNRLQLDKLQKNYDSGFVLPGSLLLPTYLDMQSRKDALIKQESKTDIAYYLFMSFWAWNIYDAAVYEKQDGFRFWEFAMYPRLTPNTISSTASTNVRRETFGKLNFFKKF; via the coding sequence ATGAAAGCATATTCCCTATTTCTCATATTCTTCCTTATATTCTCTATTTCTTATGCCGCTCCCAAGAAAAATAAAACCACTCAGAAATCGGAACTACAACTTCTGAGAGAAGAAATGCAGACCTTAAAAGACAAAGTGGAAAAACTCGAAGGCCAAAAAATAAATAATCCTGCAAAGCCTGAAGAGAATTCTAAAGAAAAGAGCAAGGTGGTTCCCAATGAAGAGGAGGAAGCAGTCAGCAAATCCCTTGAAAAACGCCCACATAGAAAATATAATAACGCTCGAAAAAAAGGCCTCAAGATACAGGAACTCAGTGAGAATAATATCGGTAAGCGGTATGCAATCGTAATCGGAATCAATAACTACGAAGACATATCCATAAGCAATCTCTCGAAAGCCAGAAATGATGCAATTGTCATGGCAAAACTTCTGGAAGCCCAGGGACAATTTGAAAAGGTTTTCTTAATGACTGATGATATTGATAATAAAGGAAAGAATCGTAATCTTTACCCTACCCGCCTGAACATTTTAGCCAAACTGGACAGTGTCTTAAACTTTGCGACAAGCGATGATATGGTCTTATTTTTTTTCTCCGGGCATGGCATCTCTGATTATGATGAAAACGGTTACCTGGTAACGGTTGATACTTTAGCAGAACATAAATTTAACTCATCTCTAAAAGTTCATGAAATAGTCTCTCGTTTACAAAAAAAGGGTATCAAAAAATCTCTTCTAATCCTCGATGCTTGCCGGGATAAAATCTATACAAGTAAAAGTACGCAACAAAATCCTTTGCGACAGGAACAATTTGAATCCGCAGAATTAGCGGCTACTTTTTATTCCACCAAGGCCGGCTATTACTCCTATGAAGATGAGGATTCAGATTTTGGAGTATTTACCAAACATTTAGTCTATGGTATTGAAGGTCAGGCAGATTCTAACAAAGATGGTGTGGTTACTTTTGGAGAACTAAAACTATTTGTCCAACAGAGTGTTCGTGACTGGTCTTTAAAGAATAATAAAGAACAAAAGCCCTATGTCAAAATTTATGGAGAATCTTACGGAGACCTTGCCATTTCCATAACTCCGGTTCTACCAGAAAAAGGAGAAAGTCTTGCTGATAGGCGCATTCCCAAGAAAACCCGTATCCCTTATATCTGGCGTTCGGCAGTTCTTCCCGGCTGGGGACAATACCATGATGACTCTAAGAACCGTGGCTATGTTTATATGGCAACGGGTGCAGTATTAGGATATTATTATTTAAGTAACCGCTTACAATTGGATAAATTACAAAAGAACTACGATTCCGGTTTTGTATTGCCGGGAAGCCTTCTTCTACCCACCTACCTGGACATGCAATCTCGAAAAGATGCACTAATCAAACAGGAGTCTAAAACAGATATTGCCTACTATTTATTCATGAGTTTCTGGGCATGGAATATCTACGATGCTGCTGTTTATGAAAAACAGGACGGTTTTCGATTCTGGGAATTTGCTATGTATCCGAGATTGACTCCCAATACAATTTCCTCCACAGCAAGTACAAACGTAAGGAGGGAAACTTTTGGTAAACTAAATTTTTTTAAAAAATTTTAG
- a CDS encoding hemerythrin family protein, translating into MEVPNENSEIDVMNHIKEIWTSKPFQLYIPILDLQHIWLLNLIVQLELINLREDSEEKEVKLQEILSELIDFTIEHFSVEEQLFESFNFPETSEHKKQHQKFIFFIEDRVKEKNSKNETDFLEKLINFLKKWLFSHILNEDKKYQKFLQNRNIDAAPVFKKLLNSGETRLSRKQITIYNYVADNSDLIEAREKNETTYIYKLWKTYSLSTDIPILDIQHLWLIKIIVELEQGIQTNDNKKRELQFQKSIYQAIEYSKYHFYTEELIMKEFNYPALDTHVSYHRKFTSFLGFRLKQKKEGIYSAIYGLVSDLKEWLISHIAIEDKKLLSFYKDKEEELSIFIKKMIQENKLQIENEHLRLYANILKKEK; encoded by the coding sequence ATGGAAGTTCCAAATGAAAATTCAGAAATTGATGTTATGAATCATATAAAGGAGATATGGACATCCAAACCCTTCCAGTTATATATTCCTATCCTTGATTTACAGCATATCTGGTTGTTAAACCTGATCGTTCAATTAGAGCTAATTAATTTACGAGAGGATTCGGAAGAAAAAGAAGTCAAACTACAGGAGATTCTTTCGGAGCTCATTGATTTTACTATTGAACATTTTTCTGTAGAAGAGCAGCTTTTTGAATCCTTTAATTTTCCGGAAACTTCAGAGCATAAAAAGCAACATCAGAAATTTATTTTTTTTATAGAGGATCGGGTAAAAGAAAAAAATAGTAAAAATGAAACAGATTTTTTGGAAAAATTGATTAATTTTTTAAAGAAGTGGTTATTCAGTCATATTTTAAATGAAGATAAAAAATATCAAAAATTTTTACAGAATCGTAATATAGATGCGGCCCCTGTTTTTAAAAAACTTCTTAATTCAGGTGAAACGAGACTCAGTCGAAAGCAAATTACAATATATAACTATGTGGCTGATAATAGTGATTTAATAGAAGCTCGCGAGAAAAATGAAACTACCTATATTTATAAACTCTGGAAAACCTATTCTTTGTCCACTGATATTCCTATTCTGGATATTCAGCATCTCTGGCTTATAAAGATTATTGTCGAATTAGAACAGGGAATACAAACCAATGATAACAAGAAAAGAGAGCTTCAATTTCAAAAAAGTATATACCAGGCGATAGAATATTCCAAGTATCACTTCTATACCGAAGAGTTAATTATGAAAGAATTTAACTATCCGGCCCTGGATACTCATGTCAGTTATCATAGAAAATTTACCAGTTTTTTAGGTTTTCGCTTAAAACAAAAGAAAGAAGGAATTTATTCTGCTATATATGGTCTGGTTTCCGATCTGAAAGAATGGCTCATATCCCATATTGCAATCGAAGATAAAAAGTTATTATCATTTTATAAGGATAAAGAGGAAGAACTTTCTATTTTTATAAAAAAAATGATTCAAGAAAATAAACTCCAAATAGAAAATGAACATCTCAGGCTATATGCTAATATATTAAAAAAAGAGAAATAA
- a CDS encoding putative toxin-antitoxin system toxin component, PIN family → MRVVIDTNLFISSLLGKYTSEILNDITQKRYDLILSDKQLDEIIGVLKRPKFKKIIPYEKIEKLEILLKKVSFFVDVEGNISDCRDPKDNFLLEMGINARADFIITGDEDLLVLNPYKNIKIIKYSEFKEILPLIE, encoded by the coding sequence TTGAGAGTTGTAATTGATACCAACCTTTTTATTAGTTCACTTTTAGGAAAATATACTTCTGAAATTTTGAATGATATTACTCAAAAAAGATATGATTTGATTTTATCAGATAAACAACTTGATGAAATTATTGGAGTTCTAAAAAGGCCAAAGTTTAAAAAAATAATTCCTTATGAGAAAATTGAAAAATTAGAAATTCTACTCAAAAAAGTTAGTTTTTTTGTAGATGTTGAAGGAAACATCTCTGATTGTCGTGATCCAAAGGATAATTTTCTTTTAGAAATGGGAATAAATGCCAGAGCAGATTTCATCATTACCGGAGATGAAGATCTACTTGTTTTGAACCCTTATAAAAATATCAAAATTATAAAATATTCTGAATTTAAAGAAATTTTACCATTAATTGAATAA
- a CDS encoding circularly permuted type 2 ATP-grasp protein, producing MIKEILKNYNTSGFYDEMFIEDGRIHPHYKLFKERLIQMGWKKLNSLQHSTDRIQLSLGMTFNVYSDSEGIERILHLDIIPRIINSKDWDFLERGLMQRITALNLFINDIYNEQKILKDKIIPEELIFSSKTYLKECLGLHPPLNVWTHITGTDLIRGDGGQFYVLEDNLRCPSGVSYMLENREILKRTFPELFEKLNVRPVYNYTHYLKDMLQSLVSFHSPSIAVLTPGIYNSAYFEHSYLAQQMGAELVEGQDLIVDNDYVYKITTHGPEKIDVIYRRVDDDFLDPLVFRKDSLLGVPGLFKAYKKGNVVLVNAPGTGVADDKAVYAYIDRIIKYYLGEEIIIPNVRTYICSEKDDYKYVLENIDKLVIKQTNASGGYGMLIGPKSTRDEQEEFAKKIKQNPRDYIAQPVINLSRVPTLSENTIEGRHVDLRPYILFGKEIKIIPGALTRVALKKGSLVVNSSQGGGSKDTWVIDNI from the coding sequence ATGATAAAAGAAATATTAAAAAATTATAATACCTCTGGTTTTTACGATGAAATGTTTATAGAAGATGGAAGAATTCATCCGCATTATAAACTTTTTAAAGAAAGATTAATACAGATGGGTTGGAAAAAACTTAATTCATTACAACATTCAACAGATAGGATTCAGCTATCTTTGGGAATGACTTTCAATGTCTATAGTGATTCTGAAGGAATAGAGAGAATTTTACATCTTGATATTATTCCGAGAATCATCAATAGTAAAGATTGGGATTTTTTAGAAAGAGGTTTAATGCAGCGAATCACAGCATTGAATCTTTTTATCAATGATATTTATAATGAACAAAAAATATTGAAAGATAAAATTATTCCTGAGGAACTAATATTTTCAAGCAAAACTTATTTAAAAGAGTGTCTGGGGCTACATCCCCCGCTAAATGTATGGACGCATATTACGGGAACTGACCTTATTCGAGGAGATGGAGGGCAGTTTTACGTTTTGGAGGATAATCTTAGATGTCCTTCCGGTGTTTCTTATATGTTAGAAAATCGTGAAATATTAAAAAGAACTTTTCCTGAATTATTCGAAAAGTTAAATGTTCGTCCGGTTTATAATTATACACATTACTTGAAAGATATGCTTCAATCACTTGTATCTTTTCATTCTCCTTCTATAGCCGTACTTACACCCGGTATATATAATTCTGCTTATTTTGAACATTCCTACTTGGCACAGCAAATGGGGGCAGAACTGGTAGAAGGACAGGATTTGATTGTAGACAATGATTATGTATATAAAATTACAACTCATGGACCGGAAAAAATAGATGTTATTTATAGAAGAGTCGATGATGATTTTCTGGATCCACTCGTTTTTAGGAAAGATTCGCTTTTAGGAGTTCCCGGTCTGTTCAAAGCCTACAAGAAAGGAAATGTAGTTCTTGTAAATGCACCCGGTACCGGTGTTGCAGATGACAAAGCTGTATATGCTTATATTGATAGAATTATCAAATATTATCTTGGAGAAGAAATTATTATTCCCAACGTAAGAACCTATATTTGTTCTGAAAAAGATGATTATAAATATGTATTGGAAAATATTGATAAATTGGTTATAAAACAAACAAATGCCTCCGGTGGTTATGGAATGCTAATAGGGCCGAAATCTACTAGAGACGAACAAGAAGAATTTGCCAAAAAAATTAAGCAAAATCCCAGGGATTATATAGCACAGCCTGTTATAAATCTTTCCAGAGTGCCTACTCTTTCTGAAAATACAATAGAAGGTCGGCATGTAGACCTGAGACCTTACATATTATTTGGGAAAGAAATTAAGATTATCCCCGGTGCATTAACTCGAGTTGCACTTAAAAAAGGTTCCCTTGTGGTAAATTCTTCTCAGGGAGGAGGGAGCAAAGATACCTGGGTGATTGACAATATATAA
- the ilvB gene encoding biosynthetic-type acetolactate synthase large subunit — protein MNQFETGAECIIRFLEEIKTEYISGIPGGANLPLYDALYSSNIQHILARHEQGAGFIAQGISRSSNKLGICFVTSGPGFTNAVTAIADANMDSIPMLIFSGQVSSTLKGTDAFQEVDASAIAKPITKKTYFIQSSEDLYHILPEAFHLSRKGKPGPILIDIPKDIQLQKMEKRKFVFEDTLKFESKPVNTSEISEFINLFNQSKKPLLYIGGGIQAAKASEILMQFARKYRIPLVSSLMGLGAFPSIDPLFFGMLGMHGLPIANYAVQNSDLILAFGVRFDDRATGNVKSFAPNAKIIHVDISPKELGKIIKPELGVHTDIKLFLNTILKEALKTNTKSWLDELMYYKNTLSYSSPNIRNFFINLNSIFPSDTIISTDVGKHQMWTAQFYAFEKPHTLLTSGGLGTMGFGLPVAIGAALANPHKTLVCITGDGSILMNLQELALIRELNLNIKIILLNNRSLGMVKQQQELFYEKRYSASDFMFIPNFQSLAESFQIPYISYSYSNNPNFKEHETFLKKNGPIFMELEIPDTEGVYPIVPPGKSNSEMICYPEVDLSTKPSPYSLKEKTPVLQK, from the coding sequence ATGAACCAGTTTGAAACAGGAGCCGAATGTATCATTCGCTTCTTAGAAGAAATCAAAACCGAATATATCAGCGGCATACCCGGTGGTGCCAACTTACCGCTATACGATGCTTTATATTCCTCTAATATTCAGCATATACTTGCACGACACGAGCAGGGAGCAGGTTTTATTGCCCAGGGTATTTCCAGAAGTTCTAATAAACTCGGAATCTGCTTTGTTACATCCGGACCGGGCTTCACGAATGCGGTAACTGCTATAGCCGATGCGAATATGGATTCCATTCCCATGCTTATCTTCAGCGGACAGGTTAGCAGTACTTTGAAAGGTACGGATGCCTTCCAGGAAGTTGATGCCTCTGCCATTGCAAAACCTATCACAAAAAAAACGTATTTCATCCAATCGAGTGAAGACTTATACCATATTCTTCCAGAAGCTTTTCACCTATCCCGTAAGGGTAAGCCGGGTCCCATTTTAATTGATATTCCTAAAGATATTCAATTACAAAAAATGGAGAAAAGAAAATTTGTTTTTGAGGATACACTTAAGTTTGAATCTAAACCAGTAAATACCTCTGAAATAAGTGAGTTTATTAATTTATTCAATCAATCTAAAAAGCCTTTATTGTATATCGGAGGAGGAATACAGGCAGCAAAAGCTTCTGAAATCCTAATGCAGTTTGCAAGAAAATACCGGATACCGCTTGTTTCCAGCCTTATGGGTCTCGGTGCCTTTCCATCTATTGATCCACTTTTTTTTGGAATGCTCGGAATGCACGGACTTCCCATAGCTAATTATGCGGTTCAAAATTCTGATCTAATCTTAGCTTTCGGAGTTCGTTTTGATGATAGAGCAACAGGAAACGTAAAGAGCTTTGCTCCAAATGCTAAAATTATTCATGTAGATATTAGCCCGAAAGAATTAGGAAAAATCATCAAACCCGAATTAGGAGTTCATACAGATATTAAGCTATTCTTAAATACTATACTAAAAGAAGCATTAAAAACCAATACAAAATCCTGGTTGGATGAATTAATGTACTATAAGAATACACTTTCGTATTCAAGTCCGAATATACGAAACTTCTTTATAAACTTAAATTCCATTTTTCCTTCGGATACAATTATTAGTACCGATGTTGGAAAGCACCAGATGTGGACAGCACAGTTTTATGCTTTTGAGAAACCACATACACTTCTTACAAGTGGAGGACTCGGCACTATGGGCTTTGGCTTACCTGTTGCTATAGGAGCCGCCCTCGCAAATCCGCATAAAACGCTTGTCTGTATTACAGGAGATGGTTCTATTCTCATGAACCTCCAGGAACTGGCTCTTATCCGGGAGTTAAACTTAAATATCAAAATAATTCTTTTAAATAATCGCTCATTAGGAATGGTTAAACAACAACAGGAATTATTTTATGAAAAAAGATACAGTGCTTCTGACTTCATGTTTATACCGAATTTTCAATCATTAGCAGAAAGTTTTCAAATTCCTTATATTAGCTATTCCTATTCTAATAATCCTAATTTTAAAGAGCATGAAACCTTTTTAAAGAAAAATGGTCCGATATTTATGGAACTTGAAATTCCGGATACAGAAGGAGTATATCCAATAGTTCCTCCCGGAAAAAGCAATTCAGAAATGATTTGCTATCCGGAAGTAGACTTAAGTACTAAACCGAGTCCTTATTCTTTAAAAGAGAAAACTCCCGTGTTGCAGAAATGA
- a CDS encoding Na/Pi cotransporter family protein, giving the protein MKTWNVWEFLAGLGIFLLGMSLLQDAIKALSGKSLKRLIRMYTKTRIRSILSGFVSTSILQSSSASSLMLVAFVGAGLMDLSNAIGVILGSNIGSTMTSWIVATMGFKVKLESFAMPLVGLGGISYVLLGKKEFWKYLSLLFVGFGFLFMGIGYMKSSVDVLASKFDVNSFKSYGLFSFLLFGTVLTALIQASSAAIAIVLTALNSGIITFEMAIAIVIGTNIGTTATVLLGTIGGTSNQKKVAFSHFFFNIITAFISVLLLPVYSYLIQDFLHLGQDPVIALATFHSLFNVFGVLLFFPFVKQFALFIEKISPKDNNQYANFHSLIDTDIPEAAIHEFKKEVKAFLDLCIYHNLKIMSLEPELIISDKSLQEINFATGKKIEDIYEELLLYQAELYSLSSQIQKKSLEEWDAGNMEHLLHSIRVAIFSAKNLRDVTRDLENLEASEIKYFNERYIEFRKKMLRYYTSLSSQLNKKLSEEFVEADFTKLLDEVNEDDKKFLQTTLNFIAEFNPGRNDMSRLIVVNRSFVTSTREIISATREFSLLKNKDSV; this is encoded by the coding sequence ATGAAAACCTGGAATGTTTGGGAGTTTCTGGCGGGCCTCGGTATATTTTTACTGGGTATGTCACTTTTGCAGGATGCGATTAAGGCTTTATCCGGAAAGAGTCTGAAAAGATTAATTCGGATGTATACAAAAACAAGAATTCGTTCTATCCTGAGTGGCTTTGTGAGTACATCTATTTTGCAGAGTAGTTCGGCTTCCTCTCTTATGCTGGTGGCATTTGTCGGTGCCGGATTAATGGATCTGAGTAATGCGATAGGAGTGATCTTAGGTTCAAATATTGGTTCCACTATGACAAGCTGGATAGTTGCTACAATGGGATTTAAAGTAAAGTTAGAATCCTTTGCTATGCCTCTTGTCGGTCTTGGCGGAATCAGCTATGTGTTATTGGGTAAAAAAGAATTTTGGAAATACCTTTCCCTTTTATTTGTTGGATTTGGTTTTCTTTTTATGGGAATCGGTTATATGAAGTCAAGTGTGGATGTGTTGGCTTCAAAGTTTGATGTTAATTCCTTTAAATCGTATGGACTTTTTTCTTTTTTATTATTCGGCACTGTTTTAACAGCTCTTATACAGGCCAGCTCGGCTGCGATAGCGATTGTTCTTACGGCGCTTAACTCCGGAATTATAACTTTTGAAATGGCTATAGCTATTGTCATCGGTACAAATATAGGAACTACGGCAACTGTACTTCTCGGAACTATTGGAGGTACATCCAACCAAAAGAAGGTTGCTTTCAGTCATTTTTTCTTTAATATAATTACTGCTTTTATCAGCGTATTGTTATTGCCGGTTTATAGTTACCTAATACAGGATTTTTTACATCTCGGACAGGACCCGGTTATAGCCCTGGCTACGTTCCATAGTTTGTTTAATGTATTTGGTGTTTTACTTTTCTTTCCGTTCGTAAAACAGTTTGCATTATTTATAGAAAAGATTTCTCCAAAAGATAATAATCAATATGCAAATTTTCATTCCTTGATAGATACGGATATTCCGGAAGCAGCGATTCATGAGTTTAAAAAAGAAGTGAAAGCTTTTTTGGATCTCTGTATATATCATAATTTAAAAATTATGAGTCTTGAACCGGAGCTTATTATTAGTGATAAATCTCTTCAGGAAATCAATTTTGCTACAGGCAAGAAGATTGAAGATATTTATGAGGAACTCTTACTATACCAGGCTGAGCTTTATTCTTTATCCTCCCAGATTCAAAAGAAATCTTTAGAGGAATGGGATGCCGGGAATATGGAGCATCTCCTGCATAGTATCCGGGTAGCTATATTTTCTGCCAAAAACTTAAGAGACGTTACCCGCGATTTAGAAAACCTGGAAGCATCTGAAATAAAATATTTTAATGAACGTTATATAGAGTTTCGTAAGAAAATGTTAAGGTATTATACTTCTCTGTCTTCTCAATTAAATAAAAAGCTCTCAGAAGAATTTGTAGAAGCCGATTTTACAAAACTTCTTGATGAAGTTAATGAAGACGATAAGAAATTCTTACAGACTACCTTAAACTTCATCGCAGAATTCAATCCCGGCAGAAATGATATGTCGAGATTGATTGTGGTAAATCGTAGTTTTGTTACTTCTACAAGGGAAATCATTTCTGCAACACGGGAGTTTTCTCTTTTAAAGAATAAGGACTCGGTTTAG